The genomic interval CCATCTATTAACACTAAAACCTGCCTAGCTCTTCCTCCTCTTACATAAGTGCTTCTTGGTTCTGAAGGATTTGTATTTACACCTCTTACATCAATTCCTGGTAAATTGTTTAATAAATCGATAACGGTTTTACCTGCATTATTACTGATTTCTTTTTGAGAAATTTGGTAAATAACTTTACCTGTGTGTTCTTTTTTTAAGGCAAATTTTGTTGCCGTTACAACAACTTCACCAAGTTTTTCTACTTTCTCTTTCTCCTTTAAGTCTTGAGAAAATAAATTTGAATTGACAAAACTACATGCCAATACACTTACAATTAATAATTGTTTTTTCATTCTAAAATTGATTTACATTAAATCAGGTAAATTTTTGTACAATACAAATAGTGTACGCTAACTTTTATCCCGAAAGTTTATTTCGTTTTTTGATTTTTGGCAGGTCTCCTGACTTATTATTATGTTACTCTGCCTTCCCATTATTACTAACTAAATAATAATTAACAGTGGCATAAGTTTAAGTAACATCCTCATACAAGGAACTGAAACAAATTCAGTTTAAACTTACAGTTGCGGGAACAGTTCTGGATTTTAACCAGATTCCCTTTTAATTTGATGTAAATAACCTTACATCAAAACCAAAATCGCTGCAAATTTAGTTTAATAATTGAAATGACAAAACTATTTTGTAATCTTGTTCCTTAATTATTTTATTGATGTATAAATCAGTTTTTACTTCTATTTTTTGCTTCTTTTTTCTTTTACAATTCACAGCTTGTAAAGAAATAAAAAAAGAAACTAACTATAATTCAAAAATTAAATCATTACTTAACATAAATTACGCTAAAGGTTTTGATTTTAAGAAAGATACACTTTTTATAAAAACTCCATATAAAAATTCAAATGAAGATTTCATTTATAGAATTCAATATAAAAAAGATGATGGAAATTTAAGTGATAAAAACACAACTACTCTTCTTGTTCCTATAGAAAAAATGGTAGCAACTTCTACTACGCACCTTCCTATGATCGAATTATTAAACGAGGAAAATTCGTTAATCGGATTTCCACATACTAAATATGTTTCCTCAGAAAAAACAAGAGCATTAATTGATAGTGGAAAAATTACAGAGTTAGGGAAAGAATCATCTTTAAATACAGAAGTTCTTTTAGATTTAAATCCAGAATTAGTTGTTGGTTATTCTGTAAATTCAATTAATAAAGTATTTCAAACTATAGAAAAAGCTGGTATCCCTGTAATTCAAAATGGCGATTGGCTTGAAGAAACACCATTAGGAAGAGCAGAATGGATTAAGTTTTTTGGCGTTTTATTTGATAAATCTAAAGAAGCAGACAGTATATTCAAATCAATAGAGAAAAGTTATCTAGAAGCAAAAGAAATAGCGTTAAAAGCAAAAAATAAACCAACTGTACTTTCAGGAGCCATCATGAGTAAGGATATTTGGAATTTACCTGCTGGTGAAAGTTTCGTTGCTACATTTTTAAATGACGCAAACCTAAACTACTTATGGAAAGACACTAAAGGAAAAGGAAGTTTATCCTTAAGTTATGAAAGTGTTTTAGAAAAAGCGCAAGATGCCGATTTTTGGATTGCCCCAGGATATTTTAGTTCAAAAGAACAAATGTTAGCTAGTAATAAGCAGTATAAAAACTTTAAATCATTTAAAGAAGATAATATTTACACGCCTTCTACAAAAAAAGGAAAAACTGGAGGAGTTATTTATTACGAGTTAGCGTCTACTAGACCCGATTTAGTTTTAAAAGATATTATTAAAATTACAAACCCAGAATTACTTCCAACCTATACGTTAACTTTCTTTGAAAAAATGGAATAAAAAAAACCCTAGTGAATACTAGAGTTTAATTTTTGGGATAACTAGATAACAAATTGTTTGTTATTTATATTGTGATAGTATGTTGATCTTTATTAACAATGTAAAATTACTACATACTTGCTTTATAGAAGAAAAATAACGGGTAGTTTTTGGGTAGTTTAGGGGTGGTTTTT from Lutibacter sp. Hel_I_33_5 carries:
- a CDS encoding ABC transporter substrate-binding protein, whose protein sequence is MYKSVFTSIFCFFFLLQFTACKEIKKETNYNSKIKSLLNINYAKGFDFKKDTLFIKTPYKNSNEDFIYRIQYKKDDGNLSDKNTTTLLVPIEKMVATSTTHLPMIELLNEENSLIGFPHTKYVSSEKTRALIDSGKITELGKESSLNTEVLLDLNPELVVGYSVNSINKVFQTIEKAGIPVIQNGDWLEETPLGRAEWIKFFGVLFDKSKEADSIFKSIEKSYLEAKEIALKAKNKPTVLSGAIMSKDIWNLPAGESFVATFLNDANLNYLWKDTKGKGSLSLSYESVLEKAQDADFWIAPGYFSSKEQMLASNKQYKNFKSFKEDNIYTPSTKKGKTGGVIYYELASTRPDLVLKDIIKITNPELLPTYTLTFFEKME